From the Variovorax paradoxus genome, the window ATCCCCGATGCGGTGACCCGCGCCACGGGCCTCTCCGACGAAGAACGCCAGGCCTTCACCCCGCTGCTGGCGGTGCTGTCGGCGCGCCACGAAACCCAATACTCCCGCCTCTTCCGAAGCTGAACCAAACTACCTGCCATGACCTCCGCCCTGCACCACATTCCCCATCGCACCAAGAAACTGCCGCCGCTGCGCGTGGGCATCGGCGGTCCGGTGGGTTCGGGCAAGACCACCCTGCTCGAGATGCTCTGCAAGGCGATGCGCGACAAATACGACCTGATCGCCATCACCAACGACATCTACACGAAGGAAGACCAGCGTCTGCTGACCGTGGCCGGTGCGCTGCCGGCCGAACGCATCATGGGTGTGGAAACGGGCGGCTGCCCGCACACCGCGATCCGCGAGGACGCGTCGATCAATCTCGAGGCGATCGACCGGATGCTCGAAGACTTTCCGGATGCCGACGTGGTGTTCGTCGAGTCGGGCGGCGACAACCTCGCGGCCACGTTCAGCCCCGAGCTGTCGGACCTGACGATTTACGTGATCGACGTGGCGGCCGGCGAGAAGATCCCGCGCAAGGGCGGCCCGGGCATCACCAAGAGCGACCTCTTCGTGATCAACAAGACCGACCTCGCACCCTACGTGGGCGCCAACCTCGATGTGATGGAGCAGGACACGCAGCGCATGCGGCGCCAGCGTCCCTACGTGATGACGAACCTCAAGACGCTCGCGGGCGTCGCCGAGGTCGTGGCGTTCATCGAGGAACGCGGCATGCTGGCCGCGGGCTGATCGACGCGCACGCCCGGCGCCTCGGCCGCGCCTCAGGGCAGGCCGAGGTAGATGCGCAGGTCGTCCTTGACCGTGCCCGCCGAGGCCACCGCGGTGCGAAGCCGCTCCTCGCTCACGCCGAACCACTGCGTCCAGTAGTCGACCTCCTTGAGATCGGTGACGTCGATGCGTTCGTCGTCCTGGGGAATGCGGATCTCGCTCGTCGGGCTCATGTCGTTCTCTTCGCGCATCGTCTGCTCCTGAAGGCTTGAGGGGGTGTTGAAGGGGGGTGCGAACCGGCAGGAAAGGCAGTTTCCACGTCGGCCCCGACCGTCCAGCCGGACGACTCCGACGCGCCGTGCAGGACATCGCCCCATCTGCCCGCCATGCGGCGCCGTCCTGCACGCGGCACGGTGGCTTCGGTGCTTGAATTCGGCCAAGAACCCTTCTTTCACGGAGACGAACCATGGAGCCTGACCACCAGCGGTTGCTGAGCGTGGGCGTGCCGGGGCTGAACGACGTACTCGGCGGCGGCCTCGAACCCAACCGGCTCTACCTGCTCGAAGGCACGCCCGGCGCGGGCAAGACGACCATCGCGATGCAGTTCCTGCTCGAGGGCGCCGCGCGCGGGGAATCGGTACTGTACGTCACGCTGTCCGAAACCGAGCAGGAGCTGCGCGGCGTGGCAGCCTCGCACGGCTGGGACATCGGCAGCGTCCATGTGCGCGAGATGCTGCCCACGCAGGACAGCCTGCAGCCCGAGGAGCAATACACCATGTTCCACCCCTCGGAGGTGGAACTGAGCGAAACCACGCTGCGCATCCTGAGCGACGTGGAAGTCATCAAGCCTTCGCGCATCGTGTTCGATTCGCTGTCCGAGCTGCGGCTGCTGTCGGGCACCTCGCTGCGCTACCGCCGGCAGATCCTGGCGCTCAAGCAGTTCTTCGCCGGGCGCCAGTGCACCGTGCTGCTGCTGGACGACATGACCGCCACCGAGCACGACCTGCAGGTGCAGAGCATCGCGCACGCCGTCGTGCGGCTGGAGCAGTCGAACTCCGACTACGGCGCCGCGCGCCGCCGCCTGCTCGTGGTGAAGTACCGCGGCCAGCCGTTCCGGGGCGGCTACCACGACTACAAGATCCACCGCGGCGGCCTGCAGGTGTTTCCGCGCCTGGTGGCGGCCGAGCATGTCAACGACACCGCACAGACCAAGCTGCCCAGCGGCATCGAGGCGCTCGATGCGCTGCTGGGCGGCGGCCTCGAAAAAGGCACGAGCACCCTGCTCGTCGGCGCGCCGGGCACGGGCAAGTCGTCGGTGGCGGCGCAGTTCGCCATCGCGGCGGCCGAGCGCGGCGAAGCGGCCGCGCTCTTCATCTTCGACGAGAGCGTCAACACCTTGCGCACACGCAGTGTCGGCCTGGGCATGACGCTGGAGCCCCACCTGCAGTCGGGCCGCATCCGCATCAAGCAGGTTGACCCGGCCGAGCTTTCGCCGGGCGAGCTGGTGCACGAGATCCGCGTGGCGGTGACGCAGCACGGGGCGAAGGTGATCGTCATCGACAGCCTGAACGGGTACCTCAACGCGATGCCCGACGAGCGCTTTCTGATCGTGCAACTGCACGAGCTTCTCACCTACCTCGGGCAGTCCGGCGTGGCCACGCTGCTGGTCGGCGCGCAGCACGGGCTCATCGGCATGCAGATGCAGACGCCGGTGGACGCCAGCTATCTCGCCGACGCGGTGGTGCTCCTGCGCTACTACGAGGCCGACGGCGAAGTGCGCCAGGCGATCTCGGTGCTCAAGAAGCGCGGCGGTGCGCACGAGCGCTCCATACGGGCCTTCTCGATGGACGAGCGCGGGCTCAACGTGGGCGAGCCGCTGCGCCATTTCAGAGGCATCCTGACCGGCGTGCCGGTGCCGATCGACGGCTTCGCCACGCCTGCACGGTGACGGACACTCCCACGGTCCAGGATCCGCAGCTGCGCGTCCTGATGCGAACGGCCACCGTGAAGGACGCCACGATGGCGTCCGCCGTGCTCGCGCAGTCGGGCATCCAGACGCGGGTATGCAGCGGCTTGTCCGAGCTGCTGGACGAAATCGGCCACGGCGCCGGCGCGCTGCTGGTGTCCGAAGAAATGCTCGCGGGCAGCGGCGCCGCTGAACTTGCCGCCGCGGTGGCGGACCAGCCCCCGTGGTCCGACCTGCCGGTGCTGATCCTCGCGCGCCAGGGCGCCGACTCGCGCGCCATCACCACCGCCATGGAAGGCATGGCCAATGTCACCGTGCTGGAGCGCCCCATCCGCGTGGCCTCGCTGGTGAGTGCGCTGCGCAGCGCGCTGCGCGCCCGGCGGCGGCAGTACGAGCTGCGCCGCATTCTGGAGGACCTCAACGAGGCCGACCGGCGCAAGACCGAATTCCTCGCCACGCTGGCGCACGAGCTGCGCAACCCGATGGCGCCGCTGAGCACCGCGCTGGCCATTCTCAAGCGCAAGCCGCTCACCCCGGAAACCGCGCAGCCCTACTACGAGCTGATGGGCCGCCAGCTCGACCACATGGTGCGCCTCGTGAGCGACCTGATGGAGGTCTCGCGCATCACGCGCGGCAAGATCGAGCTGCAGCTGGACGATCTCGCGCTCGACCAGGTGATCCGCGGCGCGGTCGAGCTCAGCCGCCCGCTGATGGACGCCGGCCGCCACACGCTCGAGGTGCACATCGCCGACGAGGCGCTCGCCGTGAAGGGCGACAACGTGCGGCTCACACAGGTGTTCGCCAACCTGCTGAACAATGCGGCCAAGTACACGCCCGAGGGCGGGCGCATCGACGTGTTCGTCGAGCAGGATGGGCTCGGCCACGCGGTGGTGCGGGTGAAGGACAGCGGCGCGGGCATTCCGGCCGCCATGCTCGAAGCGATCTTCGACATGTTCATGCAGGTCAGCGGCACCGCGCGCGCCGCGCAGGGTGGCCTGGGCATCGGGCTCACGCTGGTCAAGAGCCTGGTGGAACTGCACGGCGGCACGGTCGGCGCGGCGAGCGAGGGCGCCAACCGGGGCAGCGAATTCACGGTGTCGCTGCCGCTGCTCGACCATGGCGTACGGGCCGGCGCGATGGCCGCCCCCCCGGAAGACACGATGGCGGCGCAGCACCGCATCCTGGTGGTGGACGACAACCGCGACGCCGCGGAGTCGCTCGCGGCGCTGCTGGGCCTGCTGGGCGCGCAGGCGGCCGTGGCGTTCAGCGGCACGGAAGCACTGGCGAAGGCCGAGCACTTCCAGCCCTCGGTCGCCATCCTGGACATCGGCATGCCGGGAATGGACGGCTGCGAGCTGGCGCGGCGCCTGCGGGCGCATCCGCAGCTGCACGGCATCGGGCTGATCGCGCTCACGGGCTGGGGCCAGCCCGATGACCGGCTGCGCATCGCGCGCGCCGGCTTCGACCATCACCTGCTGAAGCCCGTCGACGTGAACGAGCTGGCGGTCGCGCTGCACCGGCTCGACGGGCACGGCATCGCCTGAGGCCGCTGCCCGAGGCCGGCGGCAGCCTTTCTTCCGCTATCGCGCGCCTCTGCGAGCCAGAGGGTTTGCGCAGCTCAGAGCTCGCTGCCGTCGCGCAGCTGCCGGGCCTTGTAGACCAGGCGCACGCTGGCACGGCGCGGATCGCTGACCTGCTGCACGTACACGTCGGTGTCGCTGCTGACCCATGCTGCGTAGGCGCTGCCAGGGTCGCGCGAAGCGAGTTCTGTGCCGAACGCACCGCGGCCCCACTGCACCAGGGCCGCAAAGGCCGAGGCGCCGCTGTCGGGCGTGGACTGCGCCGCAGCCACGTACTCGACGCGGCGCAGCTGCGAAGCGGCGAAGAAGAAGGTGGGTTCGAACAGCAGCCCGGCCATCTCGACGGGCGCCGCGCGCCAGTTGCCGACCAGCCCGCCGCTCAGGCGTTGCGGCCGCTGCACGCGCTCGGCGGCAGGCAGCGCGGCCTGCAGTTCCTCCGCCGACATGCCGAGATGCACGCCCGGCGGCAGCGCCTGTGCATGCAGCGCACCGGCGACAAGGACCGCGCCACTGGCGGCGAAGGAACGAAGAAGGGTCAGGGAGGCAGGGAGGCGCACGTTCGGCATCGGGGAAGAAGGCAGCGGAACCATGGGACCGCGAGTATGACGCGGAGTTCCGTTCGCCGCCCTTCCCCCATTTCAAGGGCTTGCCGGTTCGCTTCAGTCCTCGACGAAGGCTTCTTCGCGCTTGGCCTTGACCGAAGGCAGCAGCACCACCACGAGCAGCAGCGCGGCGGCGGCCAGCAGGCCCGCCGAGAGCGGCCGCATGACGAACACGCTCCAGTCGCCGCGCGACAGCAGCAGCGCGCGCCGCAGGTTCTCTTCCATCATCGGCCCGAGGATGAAGCCCAGCAGCAGTGGGGCCGGCTCGCACTTCAGCTTCAGGAACAGGTAGCCCACGATGCCGAAGATCGCGACCATCCACACGTCGAAGGTGTTGTTGTTCTCCGAATACACGCCCACCGCGCAGAACAGCACGATCGACGGGAAGAGCCACTTGTAGGGAATGGTCAGCAGCTTGATCCAGATGCCGATCATCGGCAGGTTCAGCACGATCAGCATCAGGTTGCCGATCCACATCGAGGCGATCAGGCCCCAGAACAGTTCGGGGTTGCTGGTCATGACCTGCGGACCCGGCTGGATGTTGTGGATCGTCATGGCACCGACCATCAGCGCCATCACCGCATTGGGCGGAATGCCCAGTGTCAGCAGCGGGATGAAAGAGGTCTGCGCGCCGGCGTTGTTGGCCGACTCGGGGCCGGCCACGCCGCGGATGTTGCCCTTGCCGAAGGGCACTTCGCCCTTCTTCAGCTTCATCTTCTTCTCGATCGTGTAGGCCGCGAAGGCCGACAGCAGCGCGCCGCCGCCGGGCAGGATGCCCAGTGCCGAACCCAGCGCCGTGCCGCGCAGCACCGCGGGCGTCATGTCCTTGAAGTCCTGCTTGGTGGGCCACAGGCCCTTCACCTTCGCGGTGAACACCTCGCGCTCATGTTCCGGCACGGCCAGGTTGGCAATGATCTCACCGTAGCCGAACACGCCCATGGCGATCGCGATGAAGCCGATGCCGTCGGTGAGCTCCGGAATGTCGAAGCTGTAGCGCGCCACGCCCGAGTTCACGTCGGTGCCCACCAGGCCCAGCGCCAGGCCGAACAGGATCATCGTGATGGCCTTGAGCAGCGAGCCCGAGGCCAGCACCACGGCGCCGATCAGGCCCAGGATCATCAGCGAGAAGTATTCGGCAGGGCCGAACTTGAAGGCCAGTTCGGTCAGCGGCGGCGCGAAGGCGGCCAGGATCAGCGTGCCCACGCAACCCGCGAAGAACGAGCCCAGGCCGGCAGCGGCGAGCGCCGGTCCCGCCCTCCCCTTGCGCGCCATCTGGTAGCCGTCGATCACGGTCACCACCGACGAGGACTCGCCGGGCAGGTTCACCAGAATCGCGGTGGTGGAGCCGCCGTACTGCGCGCCGTAGTAGATGCCGGCCAGCATGATGAGCGCCGACACGGGCGGCAGCGCATACGTGGCTGGAAGCAGCATCGCGATGGTCGCGACCGGGCCGATGCCCGGGAGCACGCCGATCAGCGTGCCCAGCAGGCAGCCCACGAAGGCATAGACGAGGTTCTGCGCCGTGAAGGCGACGCCGAAGCCGATCGAGAGGTTGGTAATCAGGTCCATGTGTCTTGTCTTGTTCTTCTGCGAATCAGCCTGCGATGAAAGTCGGCCACACCTGGAACTGCAGCTTCAGCGCGACCACGAAGGCCAGGTAGCTGCCGAGCGCGAGGATGGTCGCGAGCGCGGTCACGCCCTTCCAGCCGAAGTTGTCCCCCGCCAGGCTGGCGATGAAGGTCAGCGCGTAGATCGCCACGATGAGGCCCATCGACGGCAGCCCGATGCTGGGCAGGCCGCCGAGCAGCACGCCGAACGTGAGGTTGGCGCCGATGATGAACACCAGCGGTTTCCATGCGATGCGCCCGATGGGCTCGCCGTCTTCCGTCTCGACGCTGAGCGCCTTGAGCGTGATCGCCACGCCCATGAGGGCAATGAGGACGCCCACGATCAGGGGAAAGTAGCCGGGCCCCATGCGGGCGCCGGAGCCGACGTTGTAGGTCGTGGCGCCCCATGCGAAGGCCACGCCGAAGGCGCTGAAAAGCACGCCCGAGCAGAAGTCTCTCTGACTCTTGATTCTCACCGTTGATGTCTCCTGGAACTGCGTTGATTGGCACGGGTTGTGCGCCGAGCGATCCTAGGAATTCAAGGCTTTCCTGTGTATGAACAAAACATTGCCGTTCGGCAATGTGGCGGGCGCGCGCGTGGCGCTCAGTCGTCCGCCGTCGGCAGGTCGATGCATGCGCGCAGGCCGGGGCGCGCGTCGCCGAACGCCAGCCGGCCGCCGTGCAGCGCGACCACCGCCTTCACGCTCGCCAGCCCCAGGCCGTGGCCCGGCGTGCGGCGGTCGAGCCGGTGGAAGCGCACGCCGATGCGCTCGTACTCGGCCGGCGGAATGCCGGGCCCGTCGTCCTGCACGAAGAGCTGCGCGCGCCCGTCCACCGTGTGCGTGCCGATGCGCACCGTGGCGCCGGTGCGGCCGTTGGCGGCGTACTTCAGCGCGTTGTCGAGCAGGTTGGCCGCGGCGCCCGCGAGCAGGTCGCGGTCGCCCAGCGCCAGGGCCATGTCGGCCGGCTCGCGCAGCAGCGTGATGCCCTGCATCTCGGCCACCGCCTCGTACAGTTCCGCCACGTCGTCGGCGATCACGTGCAGTGCTACCGGCGCGAACTGCTGCCGCCGCGCGCCGGCCTCGACCTCCGCGATCTGCAGCAACTTCTCGAACACCACGGCCAGTTCCTCGAGTTCGCGGATGGCGGTGGCCACGGCCTCGCGCTGCGGGTCGTCCGCCGCCAGGCCGGTTTCCGCCGAGCGCAGCCGCACCAGCACGCGCGTGAGCGGCGTGCGCAGGTTGTGCGCGATGGTGTTCGACACGTGCCGCACGCCGTCCATCAGCGACTGGATGCGGTCGAGCATCGCGTTGATGTCGTGCTCCAGCAGGGCGAACTCGTCTTCCTGGCCCTGCTGGCCGGAGCGCGCCACGCGTTCCTGCAGCTCGCCCGCCGCGATGCGCGCGGCCGTGCGCCGCACCGCGCCCACGCTGCGTTCCAGCTCCTGCCGGAACACGAAGGTGCCGCCGATCAGCAGCAGCACCGCGACGATGCCCGCCGCCGCGCTGGCGCTGGCCACCAGCGATTCGATCGACTCCTGGTCGCGCAGGTCGTGGCCCACCACGAGCTGCCCGCCGTCGGGCAGCGGCCGCATCACCAGGTAGGCGATGACGGTCTGCCCCGCGCGCACCACTCGCCGGTGGACGCCATCGCCCGCGTCGGGCGACTGCGACGGCACCTGGTCGAGATTGCCCGCGAGCTTGCGGCCCTCGCGGTCCGTCAGCAGGTAGATCTCGTTGTCGGAATTGCGGCCATCCGACAGCGCGTTGGCGATCTCTCCGGCCACGCCGTCGGCGCCGCGCGCGTCGTAGCGCACCATGAGCTGCTGCGTGCTCGCGGCCACCTGCCGCACCATGCGCTGCTGCAGCACACCCACCGTCTGCATGTAGACGATGGCGAGCGCCGCGAGCATGGTGATGGCCACCAGCAGCCCGTAGTAGAAGGCGAGCCGGAAGCCGACCGAGCGCCAGAGCTGGCGCAGGGTGCGGATCATTGCGGCGGCGCCAGCGTGTAGCCCACGCCGCGCACGGTGTGGATCAGCGTGGGCGCGCCGCCGGCATCGAGCTTGCTGCGCAGGCGGCTGACCTGCACATCGATCACGTTGGTCTGCGGGTCGAACTGGTAGTCCCACACGGCCTCGAGCAGCATCGTGCGCGTGACCACCTGCCCCGGATGCATCATGAGGTAGGCCAGCAGCCGGAACTCGCGCGGCTGCAGCGCGATGGGCCGGCCGCCGCGCTCGACCTGCCGGCGCGCGAGGTCGAGCGTGAGGTCGGCCACCTGCAGCGTGCGGATCTCGGGGCCGGTGCGCGAACGGCGCACCAGCGCCTCGGCGCGCGCCGCCAGTTCGGAGAAGGCGAAGGGCTTGGCCAGGTAGTCGTCGCCGCCGGCCTTGAGGCCGCGCACGCGCTCGTCGAGCGCGCTCAGCGCGCTGAGCACCAGCACCGGCGTCTTCCTTCCGAGCGCGCGCATCGTCGAGAGGATCGACAGGCCGTCGACCTCGTTGGGCAGCATGCGGTCGAGGATGACCAGGTCCCATGTCTCGCCCGTCGCGCGCGCGAGTGCGTCGGCACCGTCGCGGCTGATCACGGCCACATGGCCGAGCGCGCGGAAGCCGTCCGCGATGTAGCGCGCGTTGTCGGCGTCGTCCTCGACGATGAGGCAGCGCCAGATGGCGGTGGGACCTAGCACTTCGGTGCCACACCCGCGCGAGGGGTGCACTGGGCCGCGAAGCGGGCCGGGAACGAAGAAGGCGATTCGGCGAAGGACTGCGTGCTGGAGCTCATGGCGAAGGAGTCTGGCGGCCGCCACCCGTCCGGGCGCCGCCGCCGGCCATCCTAGCCGCGATTGGAACAGGAGGGGCACGGCCGCTTCATTACCGTTTGTCCATGTTCGGCCCGTGGCGGGTTAGAGCGTGTTCACGCCCCAGGCCTGCAGCGGCAGTCGCAGCGTGAGGCCGAGCACGCCGCCCGCATGGGGCGCGGAATAGATGCGCCCGCCGTGATGGCTCGCGATGCGCTCGCAGGCGCGCGCGGCACCCGCCGCCGCGGCGTGCGTGCCGTCGAAGAACTTCGCGAGCGCCGGCCGTGCATCGTCGGCCTCGAGGTCGCGCCAGTGGATCACCGCCTGCGCGCCCTGCACCCGCGCGGACACCTGCAGCGTGGCGCCGGCGCGCATCACGCTCGCCGCGTAGGCCGTGACCTTGGCGAGCAGTTCGCGCAGTTCGGCTTCGATCCCGAGCACGGGCACGGCGTCCGGCGGCAGCTGGACGTCCAGTCGAATGGCCTGGCATCCAGCGCCGCCCGCGGCGGCGTCGAGCAGCGGGCGAAGGTCCTGCACGCGGCTGGCGTCCTGGCGCCGACGCACATCGTTCCTGGCCTGCTCGGCGAGTTCGCGGGCCTTGGCGCCTTGCCGGGCACCGGCAACGAACAGCGCCCCCATCAGGAAGAGCACGCCGCCCAGGCCGAGAAGCACCACGCTCGCGATGACCGCGCCGAGATTGCCGGACTGCAGCTGTGCCGAAGCCATCAGCGCGCCCCC encodes:
- the ureG gene encoding urease accessory protein UreG; this translates as MTSALHHIPHRTKKLPPLRVGIGGPVGSGKTTLLEMLCKAMRDKYDLIAITNDIYTKEDQRLLTVAGALPAERIMGVETGGCPHTAIREDASINLEAIDRMLEDFPDADVVFVESGGDNLAATFSPELSDLTIYVIDVAAGEKIPRKGGPGITKSDLFVINKTDLAPYVGANLDVMEQDTQRMRRQRPYVMTNLKTLAGVAEVVAFIEERGMLAAG
- a CDS encoding DUF3606 domain-containing protein → MREENDMSPTSEIRIPQDDERIDVTDLKEVDYWTQWFGVSEERLRTAVASAGTVKDDLRIYLGLP
- a CDS encoding ATPase domain-containing protein; the protein is MEPDHQRLLSVGVPGLNDVLGGGLEPNRLYLLEGTPGAGKTTIAMQFLLEGAARGESVLYVTLSETEQELRGVAASHGWDIGSVHVREMLPTQDSLQPEEQYTMFHPSEVELSETTLRILSDVEVIKPSRIVFDSLSELRLLSGTSLRYRRQILALKQFFAGRQCTVLLLDDMTATEHDLQVQSIAHAVVRLEQSNSDYGAARRRLLVVKYRGQPFRGGYHDYKIHRGGLQVFPRLVAAEHVNDTAQTKLPSGIEALDALLGGGLEKGTSTLLVGAPGTGKSSVAAQFAIAAAERGEAAALFIFDESVNTLRTRSVGLGMTLEPHLQSGRIRIKQVDPAELSPGELVHEIRVAVTQHGAKVIVIDSLNGYLNAMPDERFLIVQLHELLTYLGQSGVATLLVGAQHGLIGMQMQTPVDASYLADAVVLLRYYEADGEVRQAISVLKKRGGAHERSIRAFSMDERGLNVGEPLRHFRGILTGVPVPIDGFATPAR
- a CDS encoding hybrid sensor histidine kinase/response regulator encodes the protein MTDTPTVQDPQLRVLMRTATVKDATMASAVLAQSGIQTRVCSGLSELLDEIGHGAGALLVSEEMLAGSGAAELAAAVADQPPWSDLPVLILARQGADSRAITTAMEGMANVTVLERPIRVASLVSALRSALRARRRQYELRRILEDLNEADRRKTEFLATLAHELRNPMAPLSTALAILKRKPLTPETAQPYYELMGRQLDHMVRLVSDLMEVSRITRGKIELQLDDLALDQVIRGAVELSRPLMDAGRHTLEVHIADEALAVKGDNVRLTQVFANLLNNAAKYTPEGGRIDVFVEQDGLGHAVVRVKDSGAGIPAAMLEAIFDMFMQVSGTARAAQGGLGIGLTLVKSLVELHGGTVGAASEGANRGSEFTVSLPLLDHGVRAGAMAAPPEDTMAAQHRILVVDDNRDAAESLAALLGLLGAQAAVAFSGTEALAKAEHFQPSVAILDIGMPGMDGCELARRLRAHPQLHGIGLIALTGWGQPDDRLRIARAGFDHHLLKPVDVNELAVALHRLDGHGIA
- a CDS encoding tripartite tricarboxylate transporter permease; its protein translation is MDLITNLSIGFGVAFTAQNLVYAFVGCLLGTLIGVLPGIGPVATIAMLLPATYALPPVSALIMLAGIYYGAQYGGSTTAILVNLPGESSSVVTVIDGYQMARKGRAGPALAAAGLGSFFAGCVGTLILAAFAPPLTELAFKFGPAEYFSLMILGLIGAVVLASGSLLKAITMILFGLALGLVGTDVNSGVARYSFDIPELTDGIGFIAIAMGVFGYGEIIANLAVPEHEREVFTAKVKGLWPTKQDFKDMTPAVLRGTALGSALGILPGGGALLSAFAAYTIEKKMKLKKGEVPFGKGNIRGVAGPESANNAGAQTSFIPLLTLGIPPNAVMALMVGAMTIHNIQPGPQVMTSNPELFWGLIASMWIGNLMLIVLNLPMIGIWIKLLTIPYKWLFPSIVLFCAVGVYSENNNTFDVWMVAIFGIVGYLFLKLKCEPAPLLLGFILGPMMEENLRRALLLSRGDWSVFVMRPLSAGLLAAAALLLVVVLLPSVKAKREEAFVED
- a CDS encoding tripartite tricarboxylate transporter TctB family protein, translated to MRIKSQRDFCSGVLFSAFGVAFAWGATTYNVGSGARMGPGYFPLIVGVLIALMGVAITLKALSVETEDGEPIGRIAWKPLVFIIGANLTFGVLLGGLPSIGLPSMGLIVAIYALTFIASLAGDNFGWKGVTALATILALGSYLAFVVALKLQFQVWPTFIAG
- a CDS encoding sensor histidine kinase produces the protein MIRTLRQLWRSVGFRLAFYYGLLVAITMLAALAIVYMQTVGVLQQRMVRQVAASTQQLMVRYDARGADGVAGEIANALSDGRNSDNEIYLLTDREGRKLAGNLDQVPSQSPDAGDGVHRRVVRAGQTVIAYLVMRPLPDGGQLVVGHDLRDQESIESLVASASAAAGIVAVLLLIGGTFVFRQELERSVGAVRRTAARIAAGELQERVARSGQQGQEDEFALLEHDINAMLDRIQSLMDGVRHVSNTIAHNLRTPLTRVLVRLRSAETGLAADDPQREAVATAIRELEELAVVFEKLLQIAEVEAGARRQQFAPVALHVIADDVAELYEAVAEMQGITLLREPADMALALGDRDLLAGAAANLLDNALKYAANGRTGATVRIGTHTVDGRAQLFVQDDGPGIPPAEYERIGVRFHRLDRRTPGHGLGLASVKAVVALHGGRLAFGDARPGLRACIDLPTADD
- a CDS encoding response regulator transcription factor encodes the protein MWRCLIVEDDADNARYIADGFRALGHVAVISRDGADALARATGETWDLVILDRMLPNEVDGLSILSTMRALGRKTPVLVLSALSALDERVRGLKAGGDDYLAKPFAFSELAARAEALVRRSRTGPEIRTLQVADLTLDLARRQVERGGRPIALQPREFRLLAYLMMHPGQVVTRTMLLEAVWDYQFDPQTNVIDVQVSRLRSKLDAGGAPTLIHTVRGVGYTLAPPQ
- a CDS encoding ATP-binding protein, with the protein product MASAQLQSGNLGAVIASVVLLGLGGVLFLMGALFVAGARQGAKARELAEQARNDVRRRQDASRVQDLRPLLDAAAGGAGCQAIRLDVQLPPDAVPVLGIEAELRELLAKVTAYAASVMRAGATLQVSARVQGAQAVIHWRDLEADDARPALAKFFDGTHAAAAGAARACERIASHHGGRIYSAPHAGGVLGLTLRLPLQAWGVNTL